The Vibrio echinoideorum DNA window ACTTACTATGAATTTTGATATCAATGCACTAAAACACCACCAACTGGTCGAAGATGGTCAACTCGAAGGGTGTTACATTCATCAGCCAGTACAGGGCAGTCAGCCAGATGATAAAGCTGTTTTAACAGAGCGCCAAGCGCTGGAAAATCTGGGGTATAAGGTGGTACAGGTTAAAGCTAAAGGCGGGACAACAACGTTTGCCGAGGCTATGCAAGAACTTGCGAAGAAGACTGGCCACCAGCCTAAATAGTAAACGAGTGAGCAGAGAGAGTTACAACGTTCTCTAACGACAGTTTTTTGAGTCTCTCTGCCGAGTAATCTCAACATGAGCCATTTCATGCTGACAACCAATGGAGCAGACACTTTTTGCGTCAGTGAGTTAGCTCCTGTTCTCACCGTTTTCCCCAGAATGAGTCACCGCTATATTTGGTCCCAAACACAAAAATGGGTTGGTACAGCCGAAATTCAGTCTATTACCTAAGAATCTAGCTTTATTAGAGACGGAGACTGTTTACTGAATTAATGTTGGACGGGTATGGCACTTAGCTATGAGTTATGAGCAATAACACAAAGTAAATACATGTTCTCTATTTGTCATAGTTCTAAAACTTTAAAGGAGCCACAATGAGCTCCTTTGAGGTTTAAGTTATTGCTACAGTTACTACTGCATTCACTCGATTTAGCTACCAATCGCAATTCTATCAACTTCAATTGTTGCCTCTTCCCAACTATCTTTTTCAACGTTGCCAACAATCGTTATCTTGTCATTTGGAGCAATCGTCAAACCAGCCCAAGCTTCATCCTCTACTTCGATCACAATTGTGTTTTTGCCATCAGTAAACTTGTACTCGTCATCTCCCAAAGAGTGCACAATGTTACCCGTCACCTGAACTTGGGTATCATCTCTTGCTTCTAGGACTTGAGCAACCGTAACAGGAGCGCTAGCCGTCGGGCCATTAAATCCGCCCGTTGCTGGTAAAGTGTTTGCTGTTGCTAAGCCTGAAGCCAGAACCAGTGTAGTAGCAATAAGTACGTTTTTCATAAGAACCTCTAAGGAATCATAGTTTGTTTTGATGGGTGTACTATGCAGGAGGTGGTATTAATCGCGGATGAAAGTAGCGTTCATAATTCATTCATGTTGAAAATACGTAGAATGATAATACCCAAAAAAACCATAACCATATGATCTTAATGGTGATCTTAATGGTGATCTTAAACGCTATCTTAATCGAATAATTTTACTTTTTACGAAAATCATTCATTTTCTAGAGCTCTTGCTCTTTGGTATTCAGTATTAGCCCAGTAATAAGTCATCAACAGAGTCGCTTTCCAAGCACCAATTGAATAGCACTCGATGAAGCTACACAGTGAGAGCTTTCTAAAACTAAAGCCTCGCGCGCGGCCTTAGTTTTTCTATCTAGTGATTATAACTGCACTCTAACGGTTAAAGTTACCCTACTTCACTGACTTTTCTTGCTAACCTTTATTGCCAGCTTAGCTTACTGACCCAACTTACTGACTAAGTTGACTGAACTTCGGCAAGCTCTTCACAAACCTCTGGTGCACATCCATATAGGTTTGCATATAGATTTCATCGATACTGTCACCACTCGGGAAACTCGATGAGAAGTCTGCGTGTTTGCGGTCAATCGACAATTTAGCGGCCTCGACAATATGAGCGATGAACATTCGAGGATCTTCTAAGCCGATAGAGATGCGCATTGTGGTCGGTTTGATGCCTGCTTCATTAAGCGCTTCATCGCTGAGTTCAGAGTGCGTGGTCAGTGCCGGACACAGTGCCACCGTGTTGGTTTGCCCTAGGCTCACTTGCATGCCAATAGCGGGCTCAAGCATATCGAAGAACTGTTTAAAGCCATCACGATTGATTGGCGCACGATTACCGTTACCTTCCATATCGATAGTAAAAAGAGCCGCTGGTAGCCCCAAGTACATGTTGTTCTGGCAGTGTTCATAGTTATCGCTGTCTGGCAAAGCTGGACACGACACATTGATGTCTGGGTGAGCATCAAAGATCTTCGCCAGAGTCAGTGTATTAATCGTTTTTTGCACCACTCGCATCTCATACGTTTTCATGCCATTAAGCACTTCAAACGCTTTATCTGCGTCTAGGAATGCGCCTTTAATGTAGTACACATTCCAAAACAGCGTTTCGTTCCATGGAATGGTGACCTCATCGCCGTTGGACTTGGTAAAAGTGACCTGATCTCCTTTTGGAATAAACATGGTCTCGTTGCGGCCAATCACAACTCCAGCGGTTGTGGTGCCAGAACCCGCCAGTTCTTTGGTGTAAGAGTGAATGACATAATCGGGTCTTTCCGCCACATCGTC harbors:
- a CDS encoding NirD/YgiW/YdeI family stress tolerance protein; amino-acid sequence: MKNVLIATTLVLASGLATANTLPATGGFNGPTASAPVTVAQVLEARDDTQVQVTGNIVHSLGDDEYKFTDGKNTIVIEVEDEAWAGLTIAPNDKITIVGNVEKDSWEEATIEVDRIAIGS